The sequence TCATCCTattaaagaagaagaaagtcaaACGAGAAGCTCAACCATCCTTCAAGGAATTGAAAAAGTTGTCATATGCTGATATAGTCAAAGCAACAAATGGTTTCTCCTCATCCAACTTGGTTGGTTCAGGTAAATCTGGATTAGTTTACAGAGCTCGATTTGAGTTTGAAGAACATACAGTTGCCGTCAAGGTTTTCAAACTTGACCAACTTGGCGCACCAAAGAGCTTCCTTGCGGAGTGTGAGGCATTGAGGAACACTCGACACCGCAATCTTGTAAGGGTTATTACTGCATGCTCAACATTTGATGCATCAGGACAGCAGTTCAAAGCTCTTATTCTTGAATATATGCCTAATGGTAGCCTAGAGAGCTGGCTCCATCCTACTAAGCTAAGCAAGTACGGATTGAAAAGCCCATTGAGTTTGGGCTCCAGAATAACGATAGCAGTGGATATAGCTTCTGCTTTGGATTATCTACACAACCATTGCATGCCTGCTGTGGCCCATTGTGATTTAAAGCCCAGCAATGTCCTTCTTGATGATGTCATGGGTGCACGTCTTGCTGACTTCGGGTTAGCTAAGTTTCTTCACAACTTCAGTCATTCATTCCATCAAAGTTCTACAAGCTTACTGGGACCAAGAGGATCAATAGGATATATTGCGCCAGGTGAGAATTTTTTGTTAAAAGACTAGAATTTTTTAATATTATGACAGTTCTTGTCTATATTCATGTTTTACTTTCCAGTATTTAACAAGATTCTCATATGGTTTTCACAGTATTAAGAGATTAAATTATTTGATcaattatacaaaattttaaCAGAGTATGGCTTTGGGAGCAAACTCTCAACGGAAGGCGACGTCTACAGCTACGGAATTATCATCTTAGAAATGCTCACAGGGAAGCGTCCAACAGATGAGATGTTCACTGATGGTCTGAACCTTCACAAATTCGTGGAACAAGCATTTCCTCAAAAGCTTACTGAAGTTCTAGATCCTTTCATCGTTCCAAGTTCTGAAGATGGTGATGTGCCCAACAATTTGGACCATGAAAATAATGCTACAGATGGCGTGAAGAGCTGCATTGTGCATCTTGTTAAACTTGGTCTTTCGTGCTCTATGGAGATACCAAAGGATCGACCAACAATGCACGATGTTTATGCTGAAGTCATCACAATCAAAGAAGCATTTGCAGCACTACACGGTTGAGTAAAAGGACTGTTGTTTCTGCTGTTCACATAATAGTAGAGCATGATGGCCTTTGCCTAGTTTGCTTGCTTTGTCTTATTTTGGCGCCTAATTTGCTGTGGGCATCGTTTACCCTGATTGACATTTGCTGAGGTGTTACCGTTCCCTCACACTTCGCTAGTTTGAGCTCCAGGTGAAATCCTTGATCTGGTATGTTGGATTGGGCCAGATGGCATCGGTAATGTCTCTTTTTCTTCATGGAGACGTTTGTTAGGCCCTTTGTTATGAAAAGAACATGCTCACCTATTGCTATGAAAAGATATTGCTCGCATCGTCTGTCACCATTTGTGGTTGCCTGAGACCTTCAAGTGCTATCATTTGACCAGTGGTAAGAAGAGGTCTGATGGACTTCAGATACATGTGAGATCCTATGTATGCCTTGTTCATCACCTTTTTGGTGGAAGAATGACATAGTTTGTGTAGTTTATGATCTTCTCACTTCAAAAGAGAATAGATGCGACTGCATTAAAGTAGCTCTTTTCTAGTTAGAATGGGTTTACATCTTCTCACTTCAAAAGAGAATTGATGTGACTGCATTAAGTAGCTCTTCTGCACTTAGAATGTACTTGAGATTTGGACATTTGGTAACACCCTGTTTGTTAGAGCAACTACATAGCCTGAATGTGGCCATTTCTCACTTCAAAGGTAGCTTAAAATTTCTTACATCAGGTTGATTAAAACCTGCTCCTGTTTGCTCGCACGCCCGCGTTCCATGCCAAAAAAGTGGACACGTGGCGTTCAACCGCGGCTCTGGATGTTTGGCAAAAAAGCCCTCCTCTTTTATTAAAATCCCAACCCAGTCCAATATGCTCAACCCGCGTAGTAACAATGTGCACATATTTTACAGATAGACCCTCATTCTAAACTTTATTTCCAcatgaagaagagaaaaatCGATGGTTCTGTATTTTTTACAGAAACCACCCCGAGGCAGTTTTCCAAACACCCCCTCCCACCACCCAACCGGCCAACCCGGCAACCCCCTCCTCCCAGCCCGAACCATAACCCTCATCCTCCCCGCCTCCATCTCTCCCTCCCtgccgccacctcccctccccttgTTGCGGGTTGAGGTGACGATGGGCCAGGAGACGGCCGATCCTGGTGGCAAGCTCCTGCGCAGCTCCAGCAGTGCCGCGGGGGCCGCGGTGGCAGGGCCAGGTCTCGCCCGCCAGCGCACGTGCGGAGGTGGCTACCGGCACTCTGGCGCGGGGGAGCGATGCGCAGCTCCAGCTCTGGCGTGAGGTagcaggagagggagggagaggctgCTGCAGTTGGGGAGCTGGCGCGCGGGGCGGACCAGATCTCGCCGTCCTCAACCTGAGGCCGCAACGCAATTCCAGATCCGGCTGGTGCGCACGTTGGCAGCCTCCCCGAGGTCCCAGAGGCGGCGGCCACAGACCTCGGCGTCACGCCAGCCCTTGGCGGCGAGGTAGATGCGCGGGTAATCGCCGTGCGCGCATGCTCCGCACCTCCTCTCCATGCCGATGTCTCGTCGCCTCGTCGGAACACTATGGATTGGGCCGTGTCATCCGTCGGGATAGGGAGCACGCAAGTCCTCTTCCCTTCGCCTACGCTTGCAACCGGCACCAAGATAAGTGCCCCTTCCTCCCTTGTCTATCTGCTCCTCACTCCCATTCCCGTTCCAAACCCTAGGTCTGTGGTTTCTCTCTCGGCTGGTCCCTCAAATTGTTCTCCGTTCCAAACCTTACCCTACAGATCAGTGAGCTCTTACCCTTTGCTTCCATTTTTGAGCTCTGTGTCTGCTTTTCTTTTGCCTGATCTCCAAAATTTTGCTGTGCTGGTGGAGCTGCTGCATCCGCGATGGTGTCCGTGAGACATGATGTGAGATCAAGAAGGGGCGTAGATACAGACAGGTACCTGTATTTTCTATCCTCCTTTCTTTCCTGATGAAATTCCTATGCTTTTCTGATTAGAGGCATGCTATATTTGACCTTGTCAACTACATCATTTTGACTCCCGGTTTTATTTTTCCTTATGCCTGCAGTGAGGAGTGTGAATCAGAGCAACAAGATTAAAGCTTTTCCAGGTGGGTTCCTGCCTTCTTACTTCGATCTTTCCCTGAATCAAGCCCTTTCCTTTACCTTTCTCTAAGGGAGTTGCTCTGCTTATTCAGGTGGTGTGAGCTTCTCTACCTGTATGTATAGGTGCATCCTTTAATTTTCCTCTACTTATTCAGGTAGATGTGTCATAGTAGAGGGGGTATCTTTTTCTTACTTTTTTGGATTAGGGATTGTTCTGGTGCATAAATGTGCTTATTTGATAATTCCATGTTGTTTGGCTTGGAGTGTTTGCTAGCAGCTGACCACTTGCACTACTGTGTTTTTACAAATCCTACTGCAACAGTCATTGGTGTTCTTGTTCTGGTCTATGATTGATATTGATTGTGATTTCTAGGCATTGTATGTCTGGTACTCCGAGTGGGAGGATTGCATAGTGTCATGAAAGGAGAGGAAAAAGGCATTTTGTGATGGCACATGGTCTGAACTAATAACTAGCATATTTTTATCATTGTAAATGACTACCCAGCCAATAGCTAATGGGCTTTGTTGCTGGAAATTTGGGGAAAAGCACAGTTTCTTTAAATGACCGATTTTTTCTACCAACACTAGAGCTTTAGTGTTGCTGGCCAGCCAAACCCTTATGAACAGCCCACAGGTTCTTACAATCAAGCCTGAGCAAAATTTATATATCTTTCTTTGAAATTCTTATATAATCTACAGATCACTCCAAAGAAAGGTGCTAAGCTATCTTTATCTCCTACCAGAGGAGGTTATAGAGCAGCTCGATGCTCCAGCCACACATACTCAAGGCACGCCTATCACCAGGGACACCACATGACAAAGATGACACCATTTTTAGCAAAGGTAAAGCTTAATCTACACTCATGGCAGTTCTAACTAAAGTTAAATGCTCAGCTTTACCATGAAATAGCCACATACTTTTTCATTAAACATGGTGTAATGGTCTGTTTTTTTCACTGGTTTCCTAAATGCCTAAATCATGGTGTAATGATTCTTACAAATACCAAGCAAAGTAAATTATGTAATGATTAATATTTTTGTATTCAACTTTCCCTCTTTTTCCATAGCTCTAGCTTTCAGAGCCACATGTAGAGAGCTAACATCTTAGGAGCCATATGTGTTAGTGCATATTTTTTAACTGCTCGTCAAAATCCCCACTATAATCAGATTGATGTGCAACATGGTCTATTCTTTTAGTTTTAGAAGCGCCTATAGATCTCAATCTTCTTTACCTAATGTGTGGTTTAGTCCCCGGTCTTAAGAACTTTCCATTCACTTTGTGAGTTTTCTGCATAAACAAGGGAACATGTTTTTAATGAAATAGGCCAATGTCGCCAGATCCGGAGTAAAGTGGGCGGCTCACGTAAGAGCGGCGGCGTAGCATGTGGAACTAGCAGGCTCTGCGAGCGACGACGAGTTTGAGTGAAACTGCAGTGACTCTCCTTAGATCCTGTAAGAACCTAACAGCCATCCTGAAATCGACATTATGCTTTCATTCCTTGCCACCTGCTTTAATCAATAACTAAAACCATCGTCTATTCATGCTAGGGATATGGATGAATGGATACATACTGAATGAGCTTTGGTTGCAAAGAGCCTGGGAGATGGTTGCCAGCTAGCCATGAAATTGTTGATCGATGTGAGTGGGAATCCTTCTCAGATTGGCAAGGGTTACAAGCACTTGGAATTGATTCGATTTGTTGGTAAGAAGCCTAACATCCGGATGGATTTTTTCCCCTTGAGAACCTTTGGAATTATTAGTTGTATAATGATACATTAGAGCTGGATTAACCCAACTGATTTATATGTTTGCAGATATTAAAACTTGCATTAAGAGACAAGATGATGGCATACAGTTGTGATAGATTGCTTACCTTTCAAGCGTTTATGCCCTTGCTCTCTACTGACAGTATTTACTCATGTTTCATGGTATTTATTCTTTTTTTGGCAAGCATGCATTTTAAATCATTTGTAGTGTTTTGCAAGCAATGAAATATTTTATGAGCATTTGTAACATAAAGTTATATTGAACTTAGCAAAACTAGAATGCAGTGGAAATTGTCAGTCTACAAAAGTTCTGCAATGTGTTTCATGTGAAGCCTCAAATATCGCTTTGATTTCAGGGCCAATCGCTTGCAAGTCCTACAATCGAAGATGTGTGGTTTCATCCCATCTTTGTTTTTCTACTAAGTTTACCTGAGTCAATATGTTGGTGCCTTGATTTGCTTATTTCGGCCATGGTTAGATATATAACCCTCACTGTCTCACATGATTGATTTTTATCAGGGTATGTATATTCTTCAGTTGCAAATAATGAAAGAAAACAACAGTAGCGTTACTGAGCTCAATTGTCGTTTCTGTTCTGGAGAATGTTTGAGCTACAGTTTGCCAAAAAATTGAACACCACTTGCATGGAAATTTAACTGTATGCAGAATTGCAGATTCAAATATGTTCATCTCACTTAGCTCAATTG comes from Panicum virgatum strain AP13 chromosome 4K, P.virgatum_v5, whole genome shotgun sequence and encodes:
- the LOC120703760 gene encoding probable LRR receptor-like serine/threonine-protein kinase At3g47570, which codes for MLNLSWNSLDGRIPKKLLTLSSLSMGMDLSHNQLSGPIPLEIGGLTNLGLLNISNNQLSGQIPSTLGQCVHLESLHMEGNLLEGKIPNSFADMRGIIEQDLSRNNLSGAIPEWFESFSSLNILNLSFNNLEGPVPTGGIFQSKSTVYIQGNKKLCGSSPLLKLPLCDSKASRKKHTAKILKFLGLSALSLLLLSCLAVILLKKKKVKREAQPSFKELKKLSYADIVKATNGFSSSNLVGSGKSGLVYRARFEFEEHTVAVKVFKLDQLGAPKSFLAECEALRNTRHRNLVRVITACSTFDASGQQFKALILEYMPNGSLESWLHPTKLSKYGLKSPLSLGSRITIAVDIASALDYLHNHCMPAVAHCDLKPSNVLLDDVMGARLADFGLAKFLHNFSHSFHQSSTSLLGPRGSIGYIAPEYGFGSKLSTEGDVYSYGIIILEMLTGKRPTDEMFTDGLNLHKFVEQAFPQKLTEVLDPFIVPSSEDGDVPNNLDHENNATDGVKSCIVHLVKLGLSCSMEIPKDRPTMHDVYAEVITIKEAFAALHG